From the Bacteroidia bacterium genome, one window contains:
- a CDS encoding S8 family peptidase, with protein sequence MKPQIALMALVLLFLIAAPASDAQHRYWVTFSDRGSDAAERLRAYRMDYSAERLSKRTDRAHPPTLDARQLSIEDLPPAPAYVQALTDAGARVHARSRWLNAVSITADAAVLERLKQLPFVAAIEAVRRYKTPGITPAPFARVQDSPRPVKPPYGLDYGTSLQQVELLRVPEVHDIWIDGTDIIVGMLDNGYRWRVHEAFASTDVFGEYDVINDDSLTENSATDPSGQDGHGTVTFSTLGGFKEGQLIGPAFNAAFLLAKTEVMGSETQIEEDYWVEGLEWLEMRGASVVSASLGYLDWDDGTGYSWERGDLDGKTAVTTRAAAAAARRGLVLVTAMGNEGPAPGSIIAPADADSIIAVGAVSYTKAVAGFSSSGPTSDQRVKPDIVAPGVSVFCANRNGVATYERANGTSLATPLAAGVAALIRSARPELTPVQLRNALRSTADNAATPDNRRGWGLIDAWKALLHHGMVISTNPKIFWSGVQSVVMVWVISPSDLSGDVQLHYTSGTQSGTITMTLAEEHAGLGRGSGRYVAELPPLPMNAEVRFHVAASDTRESRTSPYGAPARQHRFTTGEQRTLGAGHLLPKSYQLYQSFPNPFEAATSSSVTIRYDVPSPGARIRLTLYDALGRRVRTLVDADRGAGQHSARVDATGLANGIYYYGLSAGDTQLFRRMLILR encoded by the coding sequence ATGAAGCCGCAGATCGCGCTGATGGCGCTGGTCCTTCTGTTTCTCATCGCCGCTCCGGCGAGCGATGCACAACACCGATACTGGGTGACCTTTTCCGACAGAGGGAGCGATGCCGCCGAACGGCTTCGCGCATATCGGATGGATTACTCCGCTGAACGTTTGTCTAAACGCACCGATCGGGCACATCCACCGACCCTGGACGCCCGACAGCTAAGCATCGAAGACCTCCCGCCTGCGCCGGCGTATGTGCAGGCACTGACGGATGCCGGTGCCCGAGTGCATGCGCGTTCGCGCTGGCTCAACGCCGTCAGCATCACCGCCGATGCCGCCGTACTCGAACGCTTGAAACAGCTGCCCTTCGTCGCGGCGATCGAAGCGGTGCGACGCTACAAAACACCCGGGATCACACCCGCACCTTTTGCGCGGGTACAAGACTCGCCCCGTCCGGTGAAGCCGCCATACGGTCTCGACTACGGCACGTCGCTGCAGCAGGTGGAACTGCTCCGTGTACCCGAGGTGCATGACATCTGGATTGACGGAACGGACATCATCGTGGGTATGCTGGACAACGGGTATCGCTGGCGCGTGCACGAGGCCTTTGCCTCAACCGACGTGTTCGGCGAATACGATGTGATCAATGATGATTCGCTCACCGAGAATTCCGCCACCGATCCGTCCGGGCAGGACGGTCACGGCACGGTGACTTTCTCCACGCTGGGCGGCTTCAAAGAAGGCCAGCTTATCGGCCCCGCGTTCAACGCGGCATTTTTACTGGCCAAAACCGAGGTGATGGGTTCCGAGACGCAAATCGAGGAAGATTACTGGGTGGAGGGCCTCGAATGGCTCGAGATGCGCGGGGCAAGCGTGGTCAGCGCCTCACTCGGCTATTTGGACTGGGACGACGGGACCGGCTATTCCTGGGAACGTGGTGATCTGGATGGCAAGACCGCTGTAACGACGCGTGCCGCCGCCGCAGCAGCGCGACGCGGGCTTGTGCTCGTCACGGCCATGGGCAACGAAGGTCCTGCACCGGGCAGTATCATCGCGCCCGCTGACGCGGACAGCATCATCGCTGTGGGCGCGGTGAGCTACACGAAAGCTGTGGCTGGTTTCAGTTCATCCGGTCCGACCAGCGATCAGCGCGTCAAGCCGGATATCGTCGCACCCGGAGTCAGCGTGTTCTGCGCGAACCGCAATGGCGTCGCGACCTACGAACGCGCGAACGGCACCTCCCTCGCGACACCGCTCGCGGCGGGCGTCGCGGCGCTGATTCGTTCCGCCCGTCCCGAACTCACGCCGGTGCAGCTTCGCAACGCTCTGCGCAGCACGGCCGACAACGCCGCGACACCCGACAACAGGCGCGGCTGGGGTCTCATTGACGCATGGAAGGCATTGCTGCACCACGGCATGGTCATCAGCACCAATCCGAAGATTTTCTGGAGCGGCGTGCAGAGCGTGGTGATGGTCTGGGTGATTTCTCCGAGCGACCTCAGCGGCGATGTACAACTGCATTACACGTCGGGGACGCAGAGCGGCACCATAACGATGACGCTCGCGGAAGAGCATGCCGGACTGGGACGCGGCTCCGGCCGCTATGTAGCCGAATTGCCGCCGCTCCCGATGAATGCGGAAGTGCGCTTTCACGTGGCCGCTTCGGATACGCGTGAGTCGCGCACCTCGCCCTATGGCGCTCCCGCCCGTCAACATCGCTTCACCACGGGTGAACAGCGTACGCTGGGCGCGGGTCATCTGCTCCCGAAATCCTATCAACTCTATCAGAGCTTCCCCAATCCCTTCGAGGCGGCCACATCATCGTCCGTCACCATTCGCTATGATGTACCGTCGCCCGGTGCCCGAATCCGTCTCACGCTCTACGACGCGCTGGGCCGCCGCGTCCGCACCCTGGTGGATGCCGACAGAGGCGCCGGACAGCACAGCGCGCGGGTAGACGCCACCGGTCTCGCGAACGGTATCTACTATTACGGCTTATCGGCGGGCGACACGCAGCTCTTCCGTCGCATGCTGATTTTACGGTGA
- a CDS encoding VWA domain-containing protein: protein MASFSLSLAESVALLLLLIAVATAFSVWTYRSTVPEISARRRAVLVTLRSLALALLLFLLFEPVLNLKGSDVLPPRLAVLLDDSRSLLVEDAGQARSAQMRDFVSSSVYDKLEGDGERAEYLFSGKLFPMKDVTADSLRFNGAETDISAALEAAWKDNARKNLAGVVLVTDGVFTTGKNPLYAAQSLGVPVHVVAVGDSAEKKDLILGRVLTNTIAYVESSIPVDVSLRSAGFEGGSARVSMLEGNRSLGSVQVALRPGTHEYPVSFSYTPSGEGVKKLTFRVDPLPGELTNKNNSRTTFIKVLKSRMKVVLLASAPSPDVSLVQRELRKDNNIETALFVQKASGAWYDKRPTQEDLNTADCIILIGLPSGGEDAAVLRQAADAAEKKGVPLMHIPSRTTDFAVLRQVLETLLPYDIVQPRKDEAEVFFEPSQAAQNNPVMTTGIPGEVWGKLPPLFKTETSFKARAGAQVLGTLSLNNISFNEPLLLQRRLNRGKVLAWTAYGLWRWQLSHDVLGGRVPEMLFSNSIRWLTTRDDDKRVRIRPAKEFFDSGEEIEFMAQVYNESYEPVDNAVVNVSVRREGEERELVLTGLGSGRYAGTLDLGREGDYEYAGTALLDGKELGKDNGRFSVGELNIEFQDTRMNNALLRQIAASTGGRYVTISDASGLPAAIQKHELYAATEQTVVSDIQLWNLIWLLSAAVLLFAIEWYLRKQSGLI, encoded by the coding sequence ATGGCGTCATTTTCTCTCTCTCTCGCCGAGAGCGTCGCGCTTCTCCTCCTGCTTATCGCGGTGGCGACAGCGTTCAGCGTGTGGACCTATCGCAGTACCGTGCCGGAAATCAGTGCCCGTCGCCGGGCGGTGCTGGTGACGCTGCGCTCGCTCGCCCTTGCGCTGCTGCTCTTCCTGCTGTTCGAGCCGGTGCTCAATCTCAAGGGCAGCGATGTGCTTCCGCCCCGGCTCGCCGTGTTGCTGGACGATTCGCGCAGTCTGCTCGTGGAGGATGCCGGGCAAGCACGCTCCGCGCAGATGCGCGACTTTGTTTCTTCGTCGGTGTATGACAAGCTCGAAGGAGACGGCGAACGCGCCGAGTATCTTTTCTCCGGCAAGCTGTTTCCCATGAAGGATGTCACGGCGGATTCGCTGCGCTTCAATGGCGCCGAAACGGACATCAGCGCGGCTTTAGAGGCGGCATGGAAGGATAATGCGCGTAAAAATCTCGCCGGGGTTGTTCTCGTAACCGACGGTGTTTTCACCACGGGAAAAAATCCGCTCTACGCGGCGCAGTCGCTCGGTGTGCCGGTGCATGTGGTGGCGGTGGGGGATTCGGCCGAGAAAAAGGACCTCATCCTCGGCCGCGTGCTCACCAATACCATCGCCTATGTGGAGAGTTCCATTCCGGTGGATGTGTCGTTGCGCAGCGCCGGCTTCGAAGGCGGCAGTGCGCGCGTGAGCATGCTCGAAGGGAATCGCTCCCTCGGCTCGGTGCAGGTGGCGCTCAGGCCCGGAACGCACGAGTACCCTGTGAGCTTCAGCTATACGCCGTCCGGTGAAGGAGTGAAGAAGCTCACGTTCCGGGTGGACCCTCTTCCCGGCGAACTGACGAACAAGAACAACTCCCGCACCACGTTCATCAAAGTGCTCAAATCGCGTATGAAGGTGGTGCTGCTGGCGTCGGCGCCGAGTCCCGATGTGTCGCTGGTGCAGCGCGAATTGCGCAAGGACAACAATATCGAGACCGCGCTGTTCGTGCAAAAGGCCTCCGGCGCGTGGTATGACAAACGTCCGACGCAGGAGGATCTGAACACTGCGGACTGCATCATTCTCATCGGTCTGCCGTCCGGCGGCGAAGATGCCGCGGTGCTGCGTCAGGCGGCCGATGCGGCGGAGAAAAAAGGCGTGCCGCTTATGCACATTCCGTCGCGTACCACCGATTTCGCCGTGCTGCGCCAGGTGCTCGAGACGCTGCTGCCCTACGATATCGTGCAGCCCCGGAAAGACGAGGCGGAAGTTTTTTTCGAACCGTCCCAGGCCGCGCAGAACAATCCGGTTATGACCACCGGTATCCCGGGCGAAGTGTGGGGCAAACTGCCTCCGCTGTTCAAGACCGAAACGAGCTTCAAAGCGAGAGCCGGCGCGCAGGTGCTGGGAACGCTGAGTCTCAACAACATCTCCTTCAACGAACCGCTGCTGCTGCAGAGGCGCCTCAACCGCGGCAAGGTGTTGGCCTGGACCGCCTATGGATTGTGGCGCTGGCAATTGTCCCACGACGTCCTGGGAGGACGCGTCCCTGAGATGTTGTTCTCCAACAGCATTCGCTGGTTGACCACGCGCGACGACGACAAGCGCGTGCGCATTCGGCCCGCGAAGGAGTTTTTCGACAGCGGGGAAGAAATCGAATTCATGGCCCAGGTGTACAACGAGAGCTATGAGCCCGTGGATAACGCCGTCGTGAATGTATCCGTGCGCAGGGAAGGCGAAGAACGCGAGCTTGTCCTGACCGGTCTCGGCTCCGGGCGCTATGCGGGCACGCTGGACCTGGGCAGGGAAGGGGATTACGAGTACGCGGGAACGGCGTTGCTGGATGGAAAGGAACTCGGCAAGGACAACGGACGCTTCAGCGTGGGAGAGCTCAACATCGAGTTTCAGGATACGCGCATGAATAACGCCCTGCTCCGGCAGATTGCCGCAAGCACGGGTGGACGGTATGTTACCATCAGTGATGCGTCGGGGCTGCCCGCCGCAATTCAGAAGCATGAACTGTACGCCGCCACGGAGCAAACCGTCGTCAGCGATATACAGCTCTGGAATCTTATCTGGCTGCTTTCCGCCGCCGTGCTGCTCTTCGCAATCGAGTGGTATCTGCGCAAGCAATCGGGGTTGATCTAG
- a CDS encoding enoyl-CoA hydratase-related protein, with amino-acid sequence MPEFLRILDDGPIRTITLHRPEKRNSLHAGLVYELHEALRSAGSDTQLRALVLTGAGEAFCAGADLAYLEDISRNSVAENHTDSLRLMDMMLALRTHPLPVIARLNGHAIAGGCGLALACDIVVAAEAARLGFPEVRIGFVPAIVGRLLTERVGIGRARELLIRGNLLSAKEAQAWGMVNHVVPPERLDETVYSIAKEIATQTSPQAVSMTRQLLLDIAPRDLGDAMRYGAEFNALSRSTADFAKGIRSFLEKKPPSWE; translated from the coding sequence ATGCCCGAATTCCTACGAATACTGGACGACGGTCCCATACGCACCATCACCCTCCATCGCCCCGAAAAACGCAATTCTCTGCACGCCGGTTTGGTATACGAATTACACGAGGCCCTGCGGAGTGCGGGCAGCGATACGCAGCTCCGCGCGCTCGTGCTTACCGGCGCCGGCGAGGCCTTCTGTGCCGGAGCGGATCTCGCGTACCTCGAAGACATCAGCCGGAACTCGGTCGCCGAGAATCACACGGACTCTCTGCGTCTTATGGACATGATGCTCGCGCTGCGGACGCATCCCCTTCCCGTAATCGCGCGTCTCAACGGGCATGCCATCGCCGGCGGCTGCGGTCTGGCGCTGGCCTGCGATATCGTCGTCGCGGCGGAAGCTGCGCGGCTGGGCTTTCCGGAAGTCCGTATCGGTTTCGTTCCCGCCATCGTCGGGCGCCTGCTGACCGAACGCGTCGGCATCGGGCGGGCGCGCGAACTGCTCATTCGCGGCAACCTGCTGAGCGCCAAGGAGGCACAGGCATGGGGCATGGTCAATCACGTCGTTCCGCCGGAGAGGCTCGACGAAACCGTCTATAGCATCGCCAAAGAGATAGCGACGCAGACCTCGCCGCAGGCGGTGTCCATGACGCGGCAACTGCTGCTCGATATCGCGCCGCGCGATCTCGGGGATGCTATGCGTTACGGCGCGGAGTTCAATGCCCTGAGCCGTTCCACCGCGGACTTCGCGAAAGGCATACGTTCATTTCTGGAAAAAAAACCGCCGTCGTGGGAGTGA
- a CDS encoding thioredoxin family protein, with translation MTEQENALLERIRTAAALAVYFSTPHCTVCGVLRPKVEAEIAKRAAVDFLYIDSEAYPAVAAQHMVFAAPTVLVLIEGKEYRRFSRNFSMEDFAFALDRADLL, from the coding sequence ATGACGGAACAGGAAAACGCACTTCTCGAACGAATTCGCACCGCTGCTGCGCTTGCGGTATATTTCTCCACCCCTCACTGTACCGTCTGCGGTGTTCTGCGTCCCAAAGTGGAAGCGGAAATCGCAAAACGCGCGGCTGTAGATTTTCTGTACATCGACAGCGAGGCCTACCCCGCCGTCGCCGCGCAGCACATGGTGTTTGCCGCACCGACCGTGCTGGTGCTGATAGAAGGGAAGGAGTACCGCCGCTTCAGCCGGAATTTTTCGATGGAGGATTTCGCCTTCGCGCTCGATCGCGCGGATCTGTTGTAA
- a CDS encoding oligopeptide transporter, OPT family — protein sequence MEPTSRSLPKNAYTVLKPGEEYIPTVPASQSPREITAYSVGWGLFFSVLFSAAAAYLGLKIGQVFEAAIPIAIIAVGISAATKRKNALSENVIIQSIGAASGVVVAGAIFTIPALYILELPTNFWHVFLASMFGGFLGILYLIPFRRYFVKDMHGQLPFPEATATTEVLVAGESGGNQAKTLLVASAVGGLYDFMVTTFGLWKEAFSSKVIPGLDWLANVYRIEFRMNILAAVTGLGYIIGLKYAAIIAAGSFLSWFLLVPLIGYIGQGLTEPIGTGVSTLIRDMDAGTIYWYYVRHIGIGGIAMAGIIGIVKSSKIIGGAFKLAAAELFTKKHASELEGQQRTDKDIPMSTVVSLIVVVLLSIFVFFWQGVTGNFGQALTGLLIVAVIAFLFTTVAARAIAIVGSNPVSGMTLMTLIISSFILVQVGLTGPTGMVSALIIGGVVCTALSMAGGFITDLKIGYWLGNSPVHQQRWKFLGTILAAASVGGVIILLNATYGFTGATALPAPQANAMAAVIKPLMSNQPAPWVLYIAGALFALTLESIKIPPLAFALGMYLPLELNTPVLAGGIIAHFVSTRSKDEAVNNARRERGTLIASGLIAGGAIMGVVSAALKFFGINYHEFGWTWVETSGAELLSLAMFALIAGYIYWDSMRAKA from the coding sequence ATGGAACCCACCTCGCGCAGTCTACCCAAGAACGCGTACACAGTACTGAAACCCGGCGAGGAGTACATTCCCACCGTGCCTGCATCGCAGAGTCCGCGCGAGATCACCGCGTACTCGGTCGGTTGGGGTTTGTTCTTTTCCGTACTGTTCTCCGCGGCGGCGGCATATCTGGGCCTGAAAATCGGCCAGGTGTTCGAAGCCGCGATTCCCATCGCCATCATCGCCGTCGGTATCTCGGCGGCAACGAAGCGCAAGAACGCGCTGTCGGAAAATGTCATTATTCAGTCCATCGGCGCCGCAAGCGGCGTAGTGGTGGCCGGCGCGATTTTCACCATTCCCGCGCTGTACATTCTCGAGCTGCCGACGAATTTCTGGCATGTCTTCCTCGCCTCGATGTTCGGCGGTTTTCTCGGGATTCTGTATCTGATTCCCTTCCGCCGCTACTTCGTCAAGGACATGCACGGGCAGCTTCCCTTCCCCGAAGCGACAGCCACCACCGAGGTGCTGGTCGCGGGCGAAAGCGGCGGCAATCAGGCGAAAACCCTGCTCGTGGCTTCCGCCGTCGGAGGACTGTACGACTTCATGGTCACCACCTTCGGACTGTGGAAGGAGGCGTTTTCGTCCAAAGTCATCCCCGGACTTGACTGGCTGGCGAATGTGTACCGCATCGAATTCCGTATGAACATCCTCGCGGCGGTGACCGGCCTCGGCTATATCATCGGCCTGAAATACGCAGCGATCATCGCCGCCGGATCCTTCCTCTCCTGGTTCCTTCTCGTCCCGCTCATCGGCTACATCGGTCAAGGTCTCACCGAACCCATCGGTACGGGCGTCAGTACGCTGATACGCGACATGGATGCGGGTACCATCTACTGGTACTATGTGCGCCATATCGGCATCGGCGGCATAGCCATGGCCGGCATTATCGGCATCGTCAAATCAAGCAAGATTATCGGCGGTGCGTTTAAACTGGCCGCGGCGGAGCTGTTCACCAAAAAACACGCATCCGAACTCGAAGGACAGCAGCGCACGGACAAGGACATCCCGATGAGTACGGTTGTTTCGCTGATCGTGGTCGTGCTGCTCAGCATTTTCGTGTTCTTCTGGCAGGGCGTCACCGGTAATTTCGGACAGGCGCTGACCGGATTACTGATCGTGGCCGTCATCGCCTTCCTTTTCACCACCGTTGCCGCGCGCGCCATCGCCATCGTGGGCTCCAATCCCGTTTCGGGCATGACGCTGATGACGCTGATCATTTCTTCCTTCATCCTTGTTCAGGTAGGTCTGACGGGTCCGACTGGCATGGTATCCGCCCTGATCATCGGCGGCGTGGTGTGCACCGCCCTGTCCATGGCCGGTGGATTCATCACCGACCTGAAAATCGGCTACTGGCTCGGGAACTCCCCGGTGCATCAGCAGCGCTGGAAATTCCTGGGCACCATACTCGCGGCAGCGAGCGTGGGCGGTGTCATCATTCTGCTCAACGCCACCTATGGCTTTACCGGCGCCACCGCGCTGCCCGCCCCGCAGGCCAACGCCATGGCGGCGGTGATCAAGCCGCTGATGTCCAATCAACCCGCTCCCTGGGTGCTGTACATCGCCGGCGCCCTCTTTGCTCTGACGCTCGAAAGCATCAAGATTCCGCCCCTGGCTTTCGCCCTGGGTATGTATCTGCCGCTGGAGCTGAACACCCCGGTGCTGGCCGGCGGCATCATCGCGCATTTCGTGTCCACACGCTCCAAGGACGAAGCGGTGAACAACGCCCGCCGCGAGCGCGGGACGCTTATCGCTTCCGGTCTTATCGCGGGCGGCGCCATCATGGGCGTGGTCAGCGCGGCGCTCAAGTTCTTCGGCATCAACTATCACGAATTCGGATGGACCTGGGTCGAAACCAGCGGAGCAGAACTGCTCTCGCTCGCCATGTTCGCCCTGATCGCCGGATACATTTACTGGGATTCCATGCGCGCCAAGGCGTAG
- a CDS encoding DUF177 domain-containing protein: protein MRTKYIPIRLSGRAEGTEELSFSVEPSEIQLPKEFSAPLTVLVHLDVSHDQIVLRVDVRGEAVYPCDRCLDPVPLPVETRFYLVYTSGGADDIAIDADDVRMIDHNDPVADLADDVRDAAMLCIPMRKICGEDEHGNALCRTTIPDHLNADAQEKSDPRWDALKSLKL, encoded by the coding sequence ATGCGGACGAAATACATACCCATCCGACTTTCCGGCAGAGCGGAAGGCACCGAAGAGCTCAGCTTTTCCGTCGAACCGTCGGAGATCCAGCTTCCGAAAGAATTTTCCGCGCCTCTTACGGTACTGGTGCATCTCGACGTGTCGCACGACCAGATCGTGCTGCGTGTCGACGTCCGCGGCGAAGCGGTGTATCCCTGCGACCGCTGCCTCGATCCTGTGCCGCTTCCCGTTGAGACGCGATTCTATCTCGTGTACACCAGCGGCGGCGCGGACGACATCGCGATCGATGCGGACGATGTGCGCATGATAGACCATAACGACCCCGTCGCTGATCTGGCGGATGACGTACGCGACGCCGCGATGCTCTGCATCCCAATGCGGAAAATCTGCGGAGAAGACGAGCACGGCAATGCCCTGTGCAGAACCACGATACCCGATCATCTCAACGCGGATGCGCAGGAGAAATCCGATCCCCGCTGGGACGCGCTGAAATCGCTGAAATTGTAA
- the rpmF gene encoding 50S ribosomal protein L32, giving the protein MPNPTHRHSKSRTAKRRTHYKADAPTTTKCANCGETKLPHRVCPSCGYYNGRSIVTPKA; this is encoded by the coding sequence ATGCCCAATCCAACCCACCGCCACTCGAAATCGCGTACCGCCAAACGCCGCACGCATTACAAGGCGGATGCCCCGACCACGACCAAATGCGCGAACTGCGGCGAGACCAAGCTTCCGCATCGCGTGTGCCCCAGCTGCGGCTACTATAACGGACGCTCCATCGTCACTCCCAAAGCGTGA
- the plsX gene encoding phosphate acyltransferase PlsX: protein MITIAVDAMGGDFAPRNVVEGALSCVASGDCDFSILLVGREEAMRPFLPATLPPQISILHTDEVVEMDDSISTALKGKKSSSMYVSLLKQSEGEVQGFISAGNTAAVMALSTMILGRLPGVERPCIGTFLPGTGGPVLLIDAGANVDSKPTHLQQFGIMGSIFTRLMMRKENPKVGLLNVGEEEGKGSDACIAAWPLLNASPIHFIGNVEGRDILRGTADVVVCDGFTGNIILKFAESFPSVLKHKFLEYAAKSIFHKLWVGLIAGTFKGMLRDWDYQQYGGVPLLGVNGVSIIGHGSSSPTAIRNMILRAKEMVDHRVNDTIKEAMASIHPQS from the coding sequence GTGATTACCATCGCTGTTGACGCTATGGGCGGCGACTTCGCCCCTCGCAATGTGGTCGAGGGTGCGCTGTCCTGTGTCGCCAGTGGCGACTGTGATTTTTCCATACTGCTGGTGGGACGCGAAGAAGCCATGCGTCCCTTCCTTCCGGCCACTCTCCCGCCGCAGATCAGCATTCTGCACACCGATGAAGTGGTGGAAATGGACGACTCCATCTCCACAGCGCTCAAAGGAAAAAAATCTTCGTCCATGTACGTCTCTTTGCTGAAGCAGAGCGAAGGCGAAGTGCAAGGATTCATCAGTGCCGGCAATACGGCGGCTGTGATGGCGCTTTCCACCATGATACTCGGACGGCTCCCCGGCGTGGAGCGACCCTGCATCGGTACCTTTCTGCCCGGTACGGGCGGACCCGTGCTGCTCATAGACGCAGGCGCGAATGTGGACAGCAAGCCCACGCATTTACAGCAGTTCGGCATCATGGGCAGCATTTTTACGCGTCTCATGATGCGCAAGGAGAATCCGAAGGTCGGTCTGCTGAATGTGGGCGAGGAGGAAGGGAAGGGGAGCGACGCCTGCATCGCCGCCTGGCCCCTGCTGAACGCATCCCCTATCCATTTCATCGGAAATGTCGAAGGCCGGGACATTCTCCGCGGCACCGCCGACGTGGTGGTGTGTGATGGTTTTACCGGCAATATCATTCTGAAATTCGCTGAATCCTTTCCCTCGGTGCTCAAGCACAAATTCCTTGAATACGCCGCGAAAAGTATTTTCCACAAACTCTGGGTGGGTTTGATCGCCGGGACGTTCAAAGGAATGCTCCGGGACTGGGATTATCAGCAATACGGCGGCGTTCCCCTGCTCGGGGTCAACGGCGTCAGCATTATCGGTCACGGGAGTTCGTCCCCCACGGCGATACGCAATATGATATTGCGCGCAAAAGAAATGGTGGACCACCGCGTGAACGATACCATCAAGGAGGCGATGGCCTCGATCCATCCTCAATCGTGA
- a CDS encoding ketoacyl-ACP synthase III, producing the protein MKTAVITAVGHYAPDKVVPNSHFESYLETSDEWITTRTGIRERRWLEEGATSDLAAEAAKKTLAMRGMSPEDVDCIIVATVTPDMFFPSTAALVQHKIGAKNAWGFDLSGACSGFLYALATGVQFIQAERHKAVLIIGADKMTAITDFSDRNTAILFGDGGAAVLLEPSDDPQYGVIDWVNYLDGSGMEALHMKAGGSAKPSTLETVQRKEHYIYQDGKAVFKVAVVGMADVSVEIMKRNNLASDDVAWLVPHQANLRIIQSTADRMGLPMERVMVNIDRYGNTTAATIPSCLAEYFADGRLKKGDNVVLASFGAGYTWGGALLRWAI; encoded by the coding sequence ATGAAAACTGCTGTCATCACCGCTGTCGGTCACTACGCTCCCGACAAAGTCGTACCCAATAGTCATTTCGAATCCTACCTCGAGACCTCGGACGAATGGATCACCACGCGCACGGGCATTCGTGAGCGCCGCTGGCTGGAAGAGGGAGCCACTTCGGATCTCGCCGCGGAAGCAGCGAAGAAGACGCTTGCGATGCGCGGTATGTCGCCCGAAGACGTGGATTGCATTATTGTCGCCACGGTAACACCCGATATGTTCTTCCCGAGCACCGCGGCTCTGGTGCAGCACAAGATCGGGGCGAAAAACGCCTGGGGTTTCGATCTCAGCGGTGCGTGTTCCGGTTTCCTGTATGCGCTCGCGACGGGTGTGCAGTTCATACAGGCCGAGCGCCACAAAGCGGTATTGATCATCGGCGCGGACAAGATGACCGCCATCACCGATTTCAGCGACCGGAATACCGCGATCCTCTTCGGCGACGGCGGCGCAGCTGTGCTGCTCGAGCCCTCCGATGATCCGCAGTACGGCGTGATTGACTGGGTCAATTACCTGGACGGATCGGGTATGGAAGCTCTGCATATGAAGGCCGGCGGGAGCGCCAAACCCTCCACGCTCGAGACGGTGCAGCGCAAGGAGCATTACATTTACCAGGATGGCAAGGCCGTGTTTAAAGTCGCCGTCGTCGGCATGGCGGATGTGTCCGTCGAAATCATGAAGCGCAACAACCTCGCCTCGGATGACGTGGCCTGGCTTGTGCCGCATCAGGCGAATCTGCGCATCATTCAATCCACGGCCGACCGCATGGGCCTGCCCATGGAACGCGTGATGGTCAACATCGACCGCTACGGCAACACCACCGCCGCCACCATCCCGAGCTGCCTGGCCGAGTACTTCGCCGACGGACGGCTGAAGAAAGGAGACAACGTGGTGCTCGCCAGCTTCGGCGCGGGCTATACCTGGGGCGGAGCGCTGCTGCGCTGGGCCATTTAA